The Dermacentor silvarum isolate Dsil-2018 chromosome 3, BIME_Dsil_1.4, whole genome shotgun sequence region gagaaggaaatttacagaagaataaaattggcttggagtgcatatggcttgcaggcatcgccaaattcctgactgggagcttaccactgtcgttgaaaataaaactATAGAACCATTGCATTCTATCAGTGCTAagataaggggcagaaacttgaaggttaaaaaagaagctcgagaacaagttaaggaccgcacaaagagcgatggcacgaaaaatgttacgcctaacgctaagagacaggaagaaagcggtgtggatcagacagcaaacggtgatagcccatattctaatcgacattaagagaaaaaaaaaacaggagctgggcaggccttgtaatgcgtaggatggatgaccggtggaccactagagttacagaatggataccaagagaaggcaggtgtagtcgaagacggcagaaaactaggtggggtgatgaagttaggaaatttgcaggcgcaagttggaatcagctagcgcaagacaggggtaattggagatcgcagagagaggccttcgtcctgcagtggacataaatataggctgatgatgatgacgatgatgatatttAAGTACTGCACGCTAGCATACGTTCTCAATTCCGCCCCCATGGGAATGCGGCAGCCGGAATGGAACCTCGTGCTCGGCGGCAAAACGCGCCATAGCCATCGCGGTGGGCCATTCGGCCTCGAAGGACACACAGATACTTTGTGGGCACGTGGTACTCACCTAAATCGCTAAGGCAGTAACTTTCGCGTAGCTCTGTTTCCGTGCAGGGGCGgcagtctgcaaaaaaaaaaaacaataaatacaGGCGTTGTGCTAGAGGGAATTTGTAATGCTCTCATTATGACACATAACCAAAATCACGAGAGCGTCGACCGGCGTGCTGGTTCCAGAAGTAAGTATAATGAAACACGTGCTTCGGGAGACAGTATGTTCgcgtgcaaaataaaaaaaagaaagaaaaaggaacgcAACACTCGTGTGACCATATTATGATGAAATATATACCAAATGCATTGATCAAATTTGACGATCACTGCATGAGGATATCTAAGATCGGCAGTGTTGCTTGTCCATAAAATACGTCGGAAATATCAgtcttggtttcttttttttttttttaggaaacaCGCTGTACGTGCAGTGCTCTGGGCACAAAGGAGGGAAAGCGCAAGGAATTAGCAGCAGCGCACGAAATGCAGACTCTCCGTGGTCAAATCATGCTCTCATACGAACATACACACCTTCCCATCCTTCGAGCCTCTCGAACGACGCTACGGGCTGGCTTGTGGTGTACGTCAAGGTCAGCTTAGCTCTTTTTCCCGCTCGAGCAGCCGAGGCCACCGCGTAGACGACCGCCGAGCCTCGGTTGGAGAGGACGCACTTGGCCCGTACGCCAGGTCCCGGAACGAGGCCACCCTGAGCGGTCTCCGCATACACCAGCGCACCAGAGCTGTCAGCTGCTACCCGGAAGCAGGCTTGGAACTCTCGCTGCGCTGGTGGGCCCTGTATCACGATGCGTAGGGCCCCGCGAGGGTAGCTCCAGCGGACCGTCCCAGAATCGCACGAGCTCAGGTACACAGGAAGCACGTCTTCGGGAGACTGCGATAGGCCGCTGTTTTTAAAGGCCAACGTGAGTTTTGGGCTACGGGATTCACACCTTTTTCGCATCTCGTCACAATATACACACATCTGTGTACAGCCACATTACAACATCAATAAAGTGGGAGGTTTCGTGTCTGTATAAATATAGTATTTATTTACAACGCGAACAAGCAATTAACGAACAGAAAACGAATGATGCCAACGCAGAAGACAAACGCAAAAAAATCACAGTACGAGCGCTAACTAACGACAGATCGTTTATTCGGGATAAGCTTCTCTTGTACGCGTGTCACAGAATACTGCTGTTTGTAAGGAGGAAAACCCCCTTTCAGCACGTTACGCTGTTCCGCGTTTATGTTTCGCTGCAATGCTTAGGTTCTGTACACTATAACTCCCATATTCGCAACATTTACCGCGTTCTGGAAGACCTTTCATTTATGCGTACTAAAACATGCGCTGTTTATATAATCTGGTCCAGGCGTACCTTTGCGTCCAGTCGCAGGTCATGTGGCGATGGCTCTCCTTCGGGGAACGATGGATAGAAGCGTTGTGGACGGCCGGTAAGATTACCGTCGCTGCCAGCAGCCTGACTACTTGCGTCATCCTGGCGATCCGCTCGTCTCGCACTGTCCTCATCCTCGCACTCCAAGCATCGGCGAAGTTCAACGGCGACTCGCGCAGGCAGCGCCGACGAACATGGGGCTGTCCGCGTGCGCCGGTGGCGCGACCGAGATTGAGAGCCGGCGGATCCCCGAGCCCGTTTTTGTAGTTGGGGCCCCCGGAGTCCCGAGGGAGCTCGCGGTCCGCCGATCGTGGGAACCCGCGAGAGCGGCTCGGGAGCCACGCGCTTGCCGTTCCCACGGTTTTTCAATAGCCGCGCGCGCGTGGCGCACCGGCTGCTTCACCGCACCACTGACGCTTGCTGCGGGGAAGCCGCCTTTTCGCTGTCCTGCTGCTCTCTCCGCCGAACCGTATTGGCAACGGTTGGGGGAAGCGTTCAGAAACGAGCTCGCAGCAATGCATTGGGAATTGGCTTCTCTTCGGGCTCCCTGGCGCTACGGGAGCGTACGGCCTAATTGGGTTATAACTCGAGGTCGTGGAGCGTGGGAGCTCAGAGTGGAGCTTGGTTATACGTGCCTACTCCGCGTGGGAACGTAGCTCCAGAGAAGTTGTTACGGACGCTTGCCGCATCAAAAATGAACTGCAACTATCTCGAGAATTTCTGCTCGCCATATTCCGGTGAAATTTCAGAAATATCCCCTTCGTGTCGAATTCTTTCATGTTTTATGTATATTTTATTGCATGCACATAGTTTGGATAAATTATTGATCTATCCATTCTTAGATAGATCAGAGATCTAGCATTGACTtcccgttgttgtcggtatagccgtctagatcctgtatgtggaCATTCGTGTCACCTAAAAGGATAATTTCGGCGTCATTCCCGAAACCCCTAATAGCAGCACTTAGGCATTTTACTATCTCTTGATTGTTCTCTGTGCAGTTATTTCCGGATCCACAAATACGTTACGCCCAGCCGAGTCTTCTTTCCACTCATTGTGCATGATAACCAAAGATGCCCGTGACATTTTGAATTTATTCTTTCCCATGTGGCCCCCTGATGTATCAGCATTGCGACTCCTCCACCCTTTCTTTCCGATTTAGTTCTGTTGAACCCTGCCCAAACATAATTCTGACATAATTTAAATCACTGGCAGCTCTTCCGagtctctaaggtgcgtttctgtaacCGCATACACCCCTATGTGTTCTCTATTTAACAGCTCCTCAATTTCTACCCACTTTTCCTTTCTTCTGCCGCCCTGCATGTTTATTTACCCTATTTCATTACGAGCCCTCTTTCTTGTTTTCCTCCTTTTTCTGTTACTGACGGCGATGCTATTCTGAGGTTCCCCTAGGGGACCTTCATCATTACTACCTACCCAGGCCTCCTGAGTGCCCGTGGGCGCCCTAAAAAAGCAACTGCGCGACCAGTAAGTCCCCATCCCACTTCTCGCCCAAGCCTGTGGTTGAAGTGGATCCCGTCTCGATGAAAACCAcataccttctcacttccctgttTACTTCTACAACCTCGAAACTTTTTCTCGGCTCAATCTCCATATAGCCTCATTTGCAGCAACAACAGCTATTTGTATGTTACTGCCACGTAAGGGCACCTCCGGCACCGTGCACACCACAATCTGCACCCATGGGGACATATGGCGCAAGACGTCCACCCCCTTTACCAAGCGCTGAGGTAATCCTGCCAATTTTCTGTTTAGCACGTCATTTAGCCCACCTTCTGCTACTACCAGATTGCGTCCACCGGCAGTTTCCGCAAGCTGTCCTCTTGCTCGTTCCATGCCAGCGCCTAATGTCCGCCCTGGAAATGTCCTTATACTGACGCTCTTTTGTCGTCTGTCACCCTCTCCAATATTGCCTCTGAGCACCTAGCCAGGTTTGAGTCGCCTGCGATGTTCACCCTTTCACTCTCTCCTACTGCCGAGGCCTCTCCCTGCTTCTCTTTCTCATCCTTTTCCGAGTGATTGGGATTTGACAAGGGGCATTGACCTCTGCGTTcctgctattttttttctttttttttgtggcggCTTCAAGGTAGGTGAGGCTGTTTCCAGTTTCCCCCACCCTACGTTGCATGCATTCCACGTGCTTTGTTGCCACTCTCTGTTCTGTCACGTCGGGAGATGGCGTTCCAATGTCACGACCATTGTCATTCATGATGGCGGCCCTGTTCAGCTTTTCCTCGGCTGCTTGAAGTCTTTTTTCGACCGCCTTCCGTGCATCGCGTTCTCTACTTAGCTGATTTCTGAGCTCTTCGACCTGTTTCCCAAGCTCATCCTggaaatcctcaattttctttaGCCTAGCATCGACATCACACTGTCTGCCAATCGACTCGATTCCCTCTCCATTCTCGCCCTTCCCCTCGCCCACCTCGAGGGAACCCCCGCACACTGCACGCTTTACCGTCTTTATTGCCATGTGTTGCATTTAGTTTTGGGggcagcagtggttgtggcgGTCTGACAACTTCTAATTATCGCCTTCAATTTTGCACAGACGCTGTTGTCTCCGGTCGACCGACGCATGCTGATTGTGTGTATCACATGGTACACGTGTCAAGTACGCTGCCTCACTGTCGTGGCTGATTTGCTGTGCCAGCTCGGACTGCGGCGACTGCATTCTCTGCCACCTACCGGTGAAGACGGACTACATGAGCACGCTCTCCTGGACGACGTTGATCATTTGggcagcagtggttgtggcgGTCTGACAACTTCTAATAATCGCCTTCAATTCTGAACAGACGCTGTTGTCTTCGGTCGACCGACGCATGCTGATTGTGTGTATCACATGGTACACGTGTCAAGTACGCTGCCTCACTGTCGTGGCTGATTTGCTGTGCCAGCTCGGACTGCGGCGACTGCATTCTCTGCCACCTACCGGTGAAGACGGACTACATGAGCACGCTCTCCTGGACGACGTTGATCATTTGggcagcagtggttgtggcgGTCTGACAACTTCTAATAATCGCCTTCAATTCTGCACAGACGCTGTTGTCTCCAGTCGACCaacgcatgctggttgtgtgtaTCACATGGTACACGTGTCAAGTACGCTGCCTCACTGTCAGTGGCTGATTTGCTGTGCCAGCTTCGGACTGCGGCGACTGCATTCTCTGCCACCTACCGGTGAAGACGGACTACATGAGCACGCACTCCTGGACGACGTTGATCATTTGggcagcagtggttgtggcgGTCTGACAACTTCTAATTATCACCTTCAATTCTGCACAGACGCTGTTGTCTCCGGtcgagaaaaagagagagagaataaacatctttaatatgtaaatgtagctttggagaggcgtccgcattccagaatgccttgagctcgggccgcgtcctgggccctcgcaatcagccgttgctgatcttcgaggtcggagctggccaaggctctctcccaaagctcgttggtgtggtaagggttcggaggattgagtggtgcctctacGCAACTtgtactatgtgcctgagggacccgggctctgcgcagaagcggcattgcggagagaattgtgtaggggctatgaggtggtttctggttgggtgggggaatgtattaacctgtagagctcggaggaaacGCCCCTGCtgtctaggtagtgacttgtgtgggggtgcatatgttctgccggttagcttgtagtgttgtgtgatgtcttggtatgagactagagggtgcatgcgcttgCAAGCTCAGATttctcggcgtcggctcggtgggtcaaatctcgaaccacgtggttggcgacctcgttgccaggaatgccgtgatgagctggcgcccagatgatcatgactgatctggttggcggcttttgattgatgatcttgagcgtagcggcgtgaattctgccgctagcgaagttgcggcacgcctgttgggagtcggtcactatgacttcaacctgtgtttgggagagcgcgagggctatggccgcttcctcggcttggaggggattgtatcggatgagcgaaatgctgctccgatgttctttgttgacgattacggtggctgttgtggctgcgcgtctggggtaagaccccgcatccgtgtaggctgtagaggatAAAGTCCtgtatcgcttgtgtatggcccgagcccgggcttcccttcgctgtgcgtggtgcactgggtgcatgttgtgAGGTAGAGGAGGTatggtgatgttgctccggatggcatggggtaagctaactgtctgaggcggcggatggctgagaggagcagatagccccaggcgtaagaggatggacctccccgcttccgtaactgccaaccttgttcgctggctggataaatgtgcctcgatcagctcctcggccgtgttgtgcacgcctagtcgtagtaggcgttctgtggacgtacagatcggcaggcccatcacctgattatatgcctttctgatgattgtgttgatttttgtgaattccgtcgcgttcagtagtgcgtatggaatagcgtaagttatttgagacacgacgaaggcttggacaaggcgaagcgtgtccgcctcccccatgcctcttgtcttggttattattcgccggatcatgtgggtaacttgggctgttgtgttcttaagcttgttaattaatattgtgttgcTGCGAcccgactggaaaaccattcccaatatctttacgctctgagacggaacgatggtgtgtccctccagttgtatgttgatagtgggcgagttggatgcgtgcttctttcgcggtgagaccaggagtagctccGACTTTTGGGGGGCGCAACTGAGGCCGCATGACTTAGCATAGTCGCTTACCACGTCTGCTgcttcctgcaagcggctctccattgccccgatggaccctgtgaacgaccagatggtaatgtcgtcggcacataggccatgccggatccccgggatgttatcgaggagcggcgggaggcctactagggcgatattgaaaaggagaggggataatacttcgccctgtggtgtgccgcgcccgcccagtagaaaggggtctgtggcttggtccccgacctttaggatggcttttctatctgagaggaaatctctgatatagaaatacgtcctggccccacagcccagcgtgtttagcctctgtaagattgctgtatgcttgacgttTTCAAACGCCAAATTAAGATCTAAGGTGAGGATAGCCGTGGGGgagttgcgtgtcgctggtacaatcacctcctctttcagctgaagtaggatgtcttgagttgagaggtgtggACGGAATCCTATCATCGTCGTTGGAAGTTTCCCTGagtcctccaggaatggttgtagcTGGTTGAGAACAATGTGCTCTAGGAGCTTTCCTAcacacgaagtgagggagatcggtcgtaggttctcaatggctggtggcttgcctggcttcggtatcagacgaACCTCTGCCATTTTCCAGTACTCGGGACGGTTTCCTTCTCTCCATACTTCGTTAAGGTGAGCGGTAAGCTCTAGCAGCGAGGggttgtcaagattgacaagtgacttattggtgatttggtccaTTCCCGGGGCTGTGTGGCGTCTCAAGCCCATTATCGCCGCTGTTACTTCATGTAGATGAATGTCCTCATCTAGGAGCTCATTTGGGGTGCCAGTGTAGGGTGGCAGAGGCTCCGATGGCTGTGTGGGGAAGTACTGGGCTTTGAGAGTCAAAAGGAGGTTCGCTTCGTTTCCTGGAAATTGGTGGATTACTCGGGCCATATTATGGTGGGATTCCGTTTTGCTGCTGGTCGGGTTGATTAAATACCTCAATAACTTCCATGTCTTGGAAGTACTCAGTCTTCCTCTCAAGCTGTCGCAGAGGGATAGCCAATTTTCGCGGCATAGTGTGTTAGCGTATTCCTCAGCCTCTTGTGTGAGTAGTGCGATTCGCCTCTTGAGCTTGCGATTTAATCTTTGCCTTTTCCAACGCTTCAGCAGGCTACACTGGGCTTCCTACATGGGGAGCAAGCGAGCGTCGATGCTCGTAGTGGTGGTGGACGTTTTAAGTATTTTAGTATGCGCCTTCACATCCTGGTGAAGCTGAGTTATCCAGTCCTTAATTGACTGAACCTGTTGGCTCTGTTCGTTTGtagctctttcttctcttatctcccGCAGCTTGGTCGAATCCGTGAGGCGAGCAGTGCCTATCCTAGCTTTGTATTCGAGGCCGTGGAGACTGGTGGCTAGCAGCGCGTGGTCGCAGCCTAGGTACTCCGCAGATTGGTCCAGCAAGCTTGGCGGATATTTCTGGTGAGGGTTAAGTCGGGGTTTGTGTCTCTTGTAACACTTGTGCCGAGCCTCGCGCTACTCCTTGGATCGTTGACGAGTGTGAGGTCCATGTCCTCAATAACTTTGTGAAGCAAGTTTCCCCTGGGGTCGGTGTACGTATAACTCCAGAGGGGGTGGgctgcattgaaatcgcccactA contains the following coding sequences:
- the LOC119443764 gene encoding meteorin-like protein, producing the protein MRTVRDERIARMTQVVRLLAATVILPAVHNASIHRSPKESHRHMTCDWTQSGLSQSPEDVLPVYLSSCDSGTVRWSYPRGALRIVIQGPPAQREFQACFRVAADSSGALVYAETAQGGLVPGPGVRAKCVLSNRGSAVVYAVASAARAGKRAKLTLTYTTSQPVASFERLEGWEDCRPCTETELRESYCLSDLVAEATVRNATLHSDQQSIYWWLSVTETHRGRMPDYVTRPARCGFPRDTQEPRLILARWHLGRPIVTCAPKLLQWKRLMVQDKVQCNYGTNDSSDAVR